From the genome of Maribacter algicola, one region includes:
- a CDS encoding M20/M25/M40 family metallo-hydrolase, protein MSKLARITALFFLVLFLIPKRQFGQKLQRDEIKELAQQYTLTSFPMLKELLSIPNDAFFKDDIEKNIQWCENAFENRGFSTQRLETPSVPLLLAERKHRKAKKTVLVYLQVDGQPVDSTKWFQQSPYVPTLKKLNNSGEWEPISWESIKDYQDDWRVFARSASDAKGPVSMFLTALDAANENGISPNYNIKVIMDFEEELGSPQLPEAVLRNKEQLSADMLIIFDGPRHITNRPTLTFGARGIATLQVTTYGPIVPQHSGHFGNYAPNPALRLSKLLASMKDDEGRVTIKGFYEGIEIDGATEKILKAVPDDEKQIMERLQIAETDKVGSYYQEAIQYPSLNIRGIQSGWVYEKVRTIVPDHAVAELDVRLVLESDPERLITLIKDHIKSQGYVVIDREPTRGERLQHPKIATVIHEISYQSFRTDFNSEVGVWLTKALENAFGETPIRIRMSGGSIPISPFVTTLGIPAVTVPTVNRDNNQHSPNENLRLGNYREGIQTMIAILNQEL, encoded by the coding sequence ATGTCCAAGTTAGCTCGCATTACCGCACTTTTTTTTCTGGTTCTTTTCCTAATCCCAAAAAGGCAATTCGGTCAAAAACTGCAAAGAGATGAAATAAAGGAACTGGCCCAACAATATACCTTAACTTCCTTTCCCATGTTAAAGGAGCTGTTGAGCATACCCAACGATGCCTTTTTCAAGGATGATATTGAAAAAAATATACAATGGTGCGAAAATGCCTTCGAAAATAGAGGGTTTTCCACCCAGCGTTTGGAAACTCCCAGCGTTCCGTTGTTATTGGCCGAACGAAAACATAGAAAGGCCAAAAAAACAGTTCTTGTTTATTTACAAGTTGACGGACAACCCGTGGATTCCACAAAATGGTTCCAACAGAGCCCATATGTTCCAACGCTAAAGAAATTGAACAACTCAGGAGAATGGGAGCCCATTTCTTGGGAATCTATCAAGGACTATCAAGATGATTGGCGCGTGTTCGCACGTTCTGCAAGCGACGCAAAAGGTCCCGTCTCCATGTTTTTAACGGCACTTGATGCCGCAAATGAAAACGGCATATCGCCCAACTATAATATTAAGGTCATCATGGATTTTGAGGAAGAGCTGGGTTCACCACAGCTTCCAGAAGCCGTCTTGCGCAACAAGGAACAACTTTCTGCAGATATGTTGATCATTTTTGATGGCCCTAGACATATTACCAATAGACCTACATTGACGTTTGGAGCAAGGGGAATCGCAACCCTACAAGTAACGACCTATGGTCCAATTGTCCCCCAGCATAGCGGGCATTTTGGAAATTATGCGCCAAATCCGGCACTTCGCCTTTCCAAATTACTAGCTTCTATGAAAGACGATGAAGGACGCGTTACCATAAAGGGTTTTTATGAGGGGATAGAAATCGATGGTGCAACTGAAAAAATATTGAAGGCCGTACCCGATGACGAAAAACAGATTATGGAAAGACTGCAGATTGCGGAAACGGATAAAGTAGGAAGTTACTATCAGGAAGCCATTCAATATCCTTCTTTGAATATCAGGGGGATACAATCCGGCTGGGTGTATGAAAAGGTAAGAACGATCGTTCCGGATCACGCCGTGGCAGAATTGGACGTGAGATTGGTCTTGGAGTCGGACCCGGAACGATTGATTACATTGATCAAGGATCATATTAAATCCCAAGGATATGTGGTCATTGATCGTGAACCGACAAGGGGAGAGCGTTTGCAACATCCAAAAATCGCTACCGTTATCCATGAAATTTCCTATCAATCATTTCGAACCGATTTTAATTCCGAGGTTGGGGTATGGCTGACCAAGGCCCTGGAAAATGCTTTTGGAGAAACACCTATACGCATTCGTATGAGCGGGGGTTCCATTCCCATTTCACCCTTCGTCACCACCTTAGGTATTCCTGCGGTTACCGTTCCTACCGTGAATAGGGATAACAATCAGCACAGCCCTAATGAAAACTTACGGTTGGGAAATTACCGGGAGGGAATACAAACGATGATAGCCATTTTAAATCAAGAGTTGTAA
- a CDS encoding GIY-YIG nuclease family protein — protein sequence MPYSIYVVELHKKVFTENRKFREANPQFNGILECLYVGMTSKTPKERFEQHKNGVLSNKGVDISSRIVKKYGLYLRGSLYNHIKPFDNKEDALKMERILALELRRKKYAVWFN from the coding sequence ATGCCTTACAGCATTTACGTAGTAGAACTTCACAAGAAAGTGTTTACTGAAAATAGAAAGTTCCGTGAAGCCAATCCGCAGTTCAATGGTATCCTGGAATGTTTGTATGTAGGGATGACGAGCAAAACACCCAAAGAGCGCTTTGAACAGCACAAAAACGGTGTTTTAAGTAATAAAGGCGTGGATATTTCTTCCCGTATCGTAAAAAAATATGGCCTATATCTTCGTGGCAGCCTTTACAATCACATAAAACCTTTTGATAATAAAGAAGATGCCTTGAAAATGGAACGCATACTTGCCTTGGAACTTCGGCGTAAGAAGTATGCGGTATGGTTTAATTGA
- the gndA gene encoding NADP-dependent phosphogluconate dehydrogenase translates to MDMKYDFGMVGLGVMGRNFILNVSDNGFTAYGNDLDPEKVNALIEEGGDISKVNASTDSKIFLEALAIPRKIMLLVPAGKIVDMVIESLLPNLDEGDLIIDGGNSFYTDTDRREAYLSKKGINFFGAGVSGGAKGARKGPSIMPGGNREAYQHVKPIFEAVAAKYHGEPCVAYLGPKSAGNYVKMVHNGIEYGLMQLTSEIYDVLKKGADYNNDELHQTFDTWNKGRLQSFLVEITSEIFLQVDNLGDGRLVDKILDKAKQKGTGKWTSQNAMDLGIPVPSIDIAVSMREISALKDERIEADNLYDRPAVQQMDKTAMKKMTEEALYFSFIITYAQGLHQLADASKEYEYNLNLAQIAKIWRAGCIIRAGLLADISEAFEANPSLPNLLLSATFVEKVQGTVNSARELVAFGAKNGIPLPGLSNSLTYFDAYTSSRLPLNLIQAQRDYFGSHTYERLDREGIFHTEWEQE, encoded by the coding sequence ATGGATATGAAATATGATTTTGGAATGGTGGGGCTTGGCGTTATGGGGCGTAATTTTATTTTGAACGTATCGGACAATGGATTTACGGCTTATGGCAATGATTTGGACCCGGAGAAGGTAAATGCCCTCATTGAGGAAGGTGGAGATATCAGCAAAGTGAATGCCTCAACGGATAGCAAGATTTTCTTGGAAGCGCTCGCCATCCCCAGAAAAATAATGCTGTTGGTACCCGCTGGCAAGATTGTGGATATGGTCATTGAATCACTTCTTCCCAATTTGGATGAAGGCGATTTGATTATTGATGGAGGTAATTCCTTTTATACAGATACGGACCGACGGGAAGCATACCTATCCAAAAAAGGCATTAATTTCTTCGGTGCCGGCGTTTCAGGTGGCGCCAAGGGAGCCAGAAAAGGCCCAAGCATCATGCCAGGTGGAAACAGGGAGGCCTATCAGCACGTAAAACCGATATTTGAGGCCGTTGCGGCAAAATATCATGGGGAACCTTGCGTAGCTTATTTGGGTCCAAAATCGGCCGGAAACTATGTGAAAATGGTTCATAACGGTATTGAATACGGATTAATGCAGTTAACTTCCGAAATATATGATGTACTAAAAAAAGGTGCGGATTATAATAACGACGAACTTCACCAAACCTTTGATACTTGGAACAAGGGGCGCCTGCAATCCTTTTTGGTGGAAATCACCTCGGAAATATTCTTGCAGGTGGACAATTTGGGTGATGGAAGACTGGTGGATAAAATTTTGGACAAGGCGAAGCAAAAAGGAACCGGCAAATGGACCAGTCAGAACGCAATGGATTTGGGTATACCTGTTCCATCCATAGATATTGCGGTAAGTATGCGCGAAATTTCCGCTTTAAAGGATGAGCGAATCGAGGCCGATAACCTCTATGACCGCCCCGCGGTTCAACAAATGGACAAGACCGCAATGAAAAAGATGACCGAAGAAGCATTGTATTTTTCCTTCATCATCACCTATGCCCAGGGACTACATCAATTGGCCGATGCTTCCAAGGAATATGAGTACAATCTAAATTTGGCCCAAATCGCTAAAATATGGCGGGCCGGCTGCATTATTAGGGCTGGTCTTTTGGCGGACATTTCGGAAGCTTTTGAGGCAAATCCTTCCTTACCAAATCTTTTGTTATCGGCAACTTTCGTTGAAAAGGTGCAGGGCACCGTGAATTCGGCGAGGGAGTTGGTCGCATTTGGTGCTAAAAATGGCATTCCTTTGCCCGGACTTTCAAATTCCCTTACCTATTTTGATGCCTATACCTCAAGCAGGTTGCCCCTAAACTTGATACAGGCGCAACGGGATTATTTTGGGTCGCATACCTATGAGCGTTTGGATAGGGAGGGTATTTTTCATACGGAATGGGAACAGGAGTAA
- the zwf gene encoding glucose-6-phosphate dehydrogenase — MRRKTENQMLVIFGASGDLTARKLVPALYSLYVEGQLPEHFVVLGTSRSDMTDADFRNQVVIESDYLKEKLKNSDEAKTKKFAEMFFYQDLGESYDVDYSPLRKRVGQLNDEKRTQGNIMYYLSTPPRLYETIAKNLAEAGLSTQNNGWKRLIVEKPFGYSLETAKALNQGLQEHFKESQIYRIDHYLGKETVQNLLVTRFSNSIFEPLWNRNYIKHIEITNAESVGVEKRGGYYDKSGALRDMFQNHLLQIVSLIVMEPPIGDKAEEIRDEKVKALKSLRVMRDEKILHDHTIRAQYMASNIQGKKVKGYREEEGVDPESTTETYAAIKFYVDNWRWKDIPFYVRTAKRMPTKVTEVVIHFKTPHHQIFKDSGIHNKDNKLIIRIQPDEGILIKFGVKVPGQGFKVERANLDFYYSSLMETHVMEAYERLLLDAMQGDATLYARADEVEAAWEFVDPILDYWQHGKDVRMYGYPSGTWGPKNSDDLIEGEGYWRNPGENLTDDENYCVLC, encoded by the coding sequence ATGAGGAGGAAAACTGAAAATCAAATGTTGGTCATTTTTGGTGCTTCGGGGGACCTGACCGCAAGGAAATTGGTGCCGGCATTGTACAGCCTGTACGTTGAAGGCCAATTGCCCGAGCATTTTGTTGTGTTGGGAACGAGCAGAAGTGATATGACCGATGCGGATTTTCGAAACCAAGTTGTAATAGAAAGTGACTATTTAAAGGAAAAGTTGAAAAATTCTGACGAAGCCAAAACCAAGAAGTTTGCGGAAATGTTTTTCTATCAAGACCTTGGTGAATCCTATGATGTGGATTATTCCCCTTTGAGAAAACGGGTAGGCCAATTGAACGATGAAAAGAGAACACAGGGTAATATTATGTATTATTTATCCACTCCTCCAAGGCTTTACGAAACCATTGCCAAAAACTTAGCGGAGGCTGGTCTTAGCACTCAAAACAATGGATGGAAACGTTTGATAGTCGAGAAACCCTTTGGTTATAGCCTGGAGACCGCCAAAGCTTTGAACCAAGGGCTTCAGGAGCATTTTAAGGAATCCCAGATTTATCGTATAGACCATTATTTGGGAAAGGAAACTGTGCAAAACCTATTAGTGACCCGTTTTTCCAACAGTATCTTCGAACCCTTGTGGAACAGAAATTATATTAAACATATAGAGATTACGAATGCCGAAAGTGTAGGGGTCGAAAAACGCGGTGGATACTACGATAAGTCTGGGGCATTACGGGATATGTTTCAGAATCATTTGCTACAAATAGTATCATTAATTGTCATGGAACCTCCCATTGGCGACAAGGCGGAAGAAATTAGGGACGAGAAGGTAAAAGCTTTGAAATCCCTACGCGTTATGAGGGACGAAAAGATTTTGCATGACCACACGATCCGTGCCCAGTATATGGCCTCTAATATTCAGGGAAAAAAAGTAAAGGGCTACAGGGAAGAAGAGGGTGTAGATCCTGAATCGACTACCGAAACCTATGCGGCTATCAAATTTTATGTTGATAATTGGCGGTGGAAGGATATTCCCTTTTACGTACGAACGGCTAAAAGAATGCCTACAAAGGTAACCGAAGTGGTCATTCATTTTAAGACACCGCACCATCAAATATTTAAAGATTCGGGTATACATAATAAGGATAATAAGCTGATTATAAGGATTCAGCCTGATGAGGGGATCCTTATAAAGTTTGGGGTAAAGGTCCCGGGCCAAGGGTTTAAAGTGGAGCGCGCCAATTTGGATTTTTACTATTCCAGTTTGATGGAAACCCATGTAATGGAGGCCTACGAACGATTGCTACTTGATGCCATGCAAGGTGATGCTACCTTGTATGCCAGAGCCGATGAAGTGGAAGCCGCGTGGGAATTCGTTGACCCTATTTTGGACTATTGGCAGCACGGTAAAGATGTGCGTATGTATGGCTACCCTTCCGGTACTTGGGGACCAAAAAACTCCGATGACCTAATAGAAGGGGAAGGCTACTGGCGCAATCCAGGAGAAAACCTTACTGACGATGAAAATTATTGTGTGCTTTGCTAA
- the pgl gene encoding 6-phosphogluconolactonase, giving the protein MEMKIYTDKNEVALEFSKYLANFIGQRDKVHIALSGGSTPKIVFDELSTSFVGQIDWHKVHLYWGDERCVPPTDAESNFKMTEEHLLSKIDIPEENIHRIIGENNPKEEAHRYSNLLEEKLPIVEATPQFDLVILGMGNDGHTASIFPHEIHLWDSMANCEVAIHPDSGQRRVTITGKIINHARAVAFLVTGAGKSEKVRIITQRESGYEAYPASLVNPSSNELVWFLDEDAASEIS; this is encoded by the coding sequence ATGGAAATGAAGATTTATACCGATAAAAATGAAGTTGCCCTGGAATTCTCAAAATATTTGGCCAATTTCATTGGGCAACGAGATAAAGTACATATCGCCCTTTCCGGGGGAAGTACCCCAAAAATAGTTTTTGATGAATTGTCGACCTCTTTTGTGGGGCAAATCGATTGGCATAAGGTACATCTCTATTGGGGCGATGAACGTTGTGTGCCGCCAACGGATGCCGAGAGCAATTTTAAGATGACCGAGGAGCATCTTTTGTCCAAAATTGATATCCCTGAGGAAAATATTCATCGGATTATTGGTGAAAATAACCCCAAAGAGGAAGCGCATCGCTATTCAAATTTGCTTGAAGAAAAATTGCCCATAGTTGAAGCAACACCCCAATTTGACCTCGTTATTTTAGGGATGGGAAATGACGGGCATACGGCCTCTATATTTCCACATGAAATACACTTATGGGACTCCATGGCAAATTGCGAAGTGGCCATTCATCCGGATTCCGGACAACGCAGGGTCACGATTACCGGAAAAATAATTAACCATGCAAGGGCAGTGGCCTTTTTGGTTACGGGGGCCGGAAAGTCAGAAAAAGTGAGGATTATAACCCAAAGGGAATCGGGATACGAAGCATATCCAGCATCTTTGGTAAACCCAAGTTCTAATGAATTGGTATGGTTTTTAGACGAAGATGCAGCTTCGGAAATTTCTTAG
- a CDS encoding acyl-CoA thioesterase, whose protein sequence is MQEFKSVKDSQVSITELMLPSHSNFGGKVHGGHILNLMDQIAFACASKHSQRYCVTASVNRVDFLNPIDVGELVTLRASINYTGKTSMVVGVRVDSENITTGEKRHCNSSYFTMVAKDENGNSVPVPGLIVSDKQGVRRFARSKYRKLEAKERDTKFESYKFNADKYLAELENENCKVVLSS, encoded by the coding sequence ATGCAGGAATTTAAAAGTGTCAAGGACTCCCAGGTATCCATTACGGAGCTCATGCTACCCTCCCACTCCAATTTTGGTGGAAAGGTACATGGAGGCCACATACTGAATTTAATGGATCAAATTGCATTTGCCTGTGCATCCAAACACTCGCAACGTTATTGTGTAACAGCATCGGTCAACCGGGTGGATTTTTTGAATCCCATCGATGTTGGGGAATTGGTAACCTTGAGGGCTTCCATCAATTATACGGGAAAAACCTCCATGGTGGTGGGTGTTCGGGTCGATTCAGAAAATATTACCACCGGAGAAAAAAGGCACTGCAACTCCTCCTATTTTACCATGGTTGCCAAGGACGAAAACGGGAATAGCGTACCCGTGCCCGGATTGATCGTTAGCGACAAACAAGGGGTCAGACGATTCGCCCGAAGCAAATACAGAAAATTAGAAGCGAAAGAGCGCGACACCAAATTTGAATCCTATAAATTCAATGCGGACAAATACTTGGCGGAACTGGAAAACGAGAACTGTAAAGTAGTCCTAAGTTCCTAA
- a CDS encoding 6-phosphogluconate dehydrogenase, giving the protein MKRILFLFLGGCAVLLALIYAFIYFIPYSEGVRSGELIKISHKGVLVKTWEGEISQGISGAQIFSFSVLDKDKEVIEKLKEYQGQYVKVNYTERYATFFWLGDTKYFITQVQQEQSPHFRK; this is encoded by the coding sequence ATGAAAAGAATATTATTTCTTTTTCTTGGGGGGTGTGCGGTGCTACTTGCTCTCATTTACGCCTTTATCTACTTTATTCCCTACAGTGAAGGTGTGCGTTCTGGGGAACTGATTAAAATCAGTCATAAGGGAGTATTGGTAAAAACTTGGGAAGGCGAAATTAGTCAGGGAATTTCAGGGGCTCAGATTTTCTCTTTTTCTGTATTGGACAAGGATAAGGAGGTAATCGAAAAGCTGAAAGAATACCAAGGTCAGTATGTAAAAGTAAATTATACGGAACGCTATGCCACCTTCTTTTGGCTGGGCGACACCAAATACTTCATAACCCAGGTTCAACAGGAGCAGTCTCCACATTTTAGGAAGTGA
- the rmuC gene encoding DNA recombination protein RmuC, producing MNETLLYIIISLLCLAIGFFLGHYIQNLKTKSNHSKLEEENRQLELARTQLENKYLTLENEREELRSEKERLGNQIVRYQADLENLHLKNSEQKEEVERLQEKFTKEFENLANKILEEKSLKFTERNEKNIRNILSPLNEKIQLFEKKVEESQKENISIHSALKEQLLNLQTQNLKITQEAENLTKALKGDSKMQGNWGELVLERVLEKSGLEKDREYSVQQSFTREDGSRVMPDVIINLPDGKKMVVDSKVSLTDYERYINADEEFQEKFLKDHINSLRRHVDQLSAKKYEDLYEMESPDFVLMFVPIEPAFAIAINNDNTLYNKAFEQNIVIVTPSTLLATLRTIDSMWNNEKQQRNAIEIAKQAGALYDKFEGFVNDLTKVGKKMDEAKSEYKGAMNKLFEGRGNIITSIEKLKKMGAKAKKSLPEPILKRAKEDDFEEEQEPRLNL from the coding sequence ATGAACGAGACGCTACTTTATATCATCATATCCCTACTTTGTTTGGCAATAGGGTTCTTTTTAGGGCATTATATCCAAAATTTGAAGACCAAATCCAATCACAGCAAATTGGAGGAAGAAAACAGACAGTTGGAACTTGCCAGGACGCAATTGGAAAATAAATACCTGACCCTTGAGAACGAGCGGGAGGAACTCCGGTCGGAAAAAGAGCGGTTGGGCAATCAAATCGTACGCTATCAGGCTGATTTGGAAAATCTGCATTTGAAGAATTCAGAACAAAAGGAGGAAGTGGAAAGACTACAGGAAAAATTCACCAAGGAGTTCGAGAATTTGGCAAATAAAATCCTAGAGGAAAAAAGCCTGAAATTTACGGAACGAAATGAGAAAAACATTAGGAACATATTAAGTCCCCTCAACGAAAAAATACAACTTTTCGAAAAAAAGGTAGAGGAAAGTCAGAAGGAGAACATCAGCATACATTCCGCACTTAAAGAACAATTGCTGAACTTGCAGACCCAAAACCTAAAGATCACCCAAGAAGCGGAGAACCTTACCAAAGCACTCAAGGGGGACAGTAAAATGCAAGGGAACTGGGGCGAATTGGTGTTGGAACGCGTTCTGGAGAAATCCGGACTCGAAAAGGACCGCGAGTATAGCGTACAACAGAGCTTTACGCGAGAAGACGGATCCAGAGTCATGCCAGATGTCATTATCAACCTACCGGACGGCAAAAAGATGGTTGTCGATTCCAAGGTTTCCTTAACGGACTATGAACGTTATATCAATGCCGATGAAGAGTTCCAGGAAAAATTCCTAAAAGATCATATTAATTCGTTGAGAAGGCATGTGGACCAGTTGTCCGCCAAAAAATACGAGGACCTCTATGAAATGGAAAGTCCGGATTTTGTTTTGATGTTCGTTCCTATTGAACCTGCTTTTGCCATTGCAATAAACAACGATAACACCTTGTACAACAAAGCATTTGAACAAAATATCGTTATTGTGACACCATCTACTTTATTGGCTACCTTACGTACCATAGACAGTATGTGGAACAATGAAAAACAACAACGAAACGCCATTGAAATCGCCAAACAGGCAGGAGCGCTATATGACAAGTTTGAAGGATTTGTGAACGATCTTACAAAAGTGGGCAAGAAAATGGATGAGGCAAAATCTGAATACAAGGGTGCCATGAACAAATTGTTCGAGGGTCGTGGCAATATCATAACCAGTATTGAAAAACTGAAAAAAATGGGCGCCAAGGCCAAAAAATCGCTTCCGGAACCTATTCTCAAAAGAGCCAAGGAAGATGATTTTGAGGAGGAGCAAGAGCCTAGACTAAACTTATAA
- a CDS encoding ABC transporter ATP-binding protein, whose protein sequence is MEDKKNIREAKPVLEVRGLSIGYHKKDVCKNLSFSLDKGECTAIVGINGIGKSTLLRTLGNLQPPLEGNVCIDGTSMWEMKPNQLAQRISVVLTETVASKNLTVQELVALGRQPYTNWIGSLNPIDSGKIIEAIELLELKDLRDKKCHELSDGQLQRVMIARALAQDTDIILLDEPTTHLDLFHKVAILKLLKSIAHSTQKTILFTTHEIEMAIQMCDKILILDGSLNPFDAPCKLIESASFERLFPSDTVQFDANTGTFRIQK, encoded by the coding sequence TTGGAGGATAAGAAAAACATACGGGAAGCTAAGCCGGTTCTGGAAGTAAGGGGTTTGTCCATTGGCTATCATAAAAAGGATGTGTGTAAAAACCTTTCCTTCTCTTTAGATAAGGGGGAGTGTACGGCCATAGTTGGGATAAATGGAATTGGAAAATCGACCTTGTTGAGAACGCTTGGAAATCTTCAACCACCGCTAGAGGGAAACGTATGTATAGATGGGACCTCCATGTGGGAAATGAAGCCCAATCAATTAGCCCAGAGAATCAGTGTTGTCCTCACGGAAACCGTAGCATCCAAAAACTTGACCGTCCAAGAATTGGTAGCCTTGGGAAGACAACCCTACACCAATTGGATTGGCAGTTTAAACCCCATTGACAGTGGAAAAATAATTGAAGCCATTGAGCTGCTCGAGCTCAAGGACCTAAGGGACAAAAAATGCCATGAATTGAGCGACGGACAATTACAACGCGTAATGATTGCAAGGGCCTTGGCACAGGACACCGATATCATTCTGCTCGACGAACCTACGACCCATTTAGATCTTTTTCACAAGGTTGCAATTTTGAAGCTTCTAAAATCGATAGCGCATAGCACCCAAAAGACCATTTTGTTCACCACCCATGAGATTGAAATGGCCATTCAGATGTGTGATAAAATTTTAATTCTTGATGGAAGCTTAAATCCTTTTGATGCGCCATGCAAACTGATTGAAAGTGCCTCGTTTGAAAGATTATTTCCTTCGGATACCGTACAATTTGATGCCAATACAGGCACTTTCCGAATTCAGAAGTAA
- a CDS encoding FecCD family ABC transporter permease has translation MSQTRTYTLHFSLLIAILFLCFLVNISLGSVSISFLDTLKALVGMELNNPSWEYIIWSYRIPKALTALLAGAGLALSGLLMQTLFRNPLAGPFVLGISSGASLGAALLIMGISLLGGVLSDTYVNDITLAIASSLGSFLVLFLVIGMATRVKDTMALLIIGLMFGSITAAVVSVLSYLTSSEKLQQYVFWTFGSVGGLSWSQLGILSTMVFVGVLLCIRTVKSLNGYLLGENYAQSLGINLRTSRYIIIVATGILAGSITAFTGPIAFIGLAVPHLTRQIFNTTDHKILVPAVLIYGSCILLLCDVLAQLPGQAAVLPINAITSIIGAPVVIWLLMRKRKMIF, from the coding sequence TTGAGTCAAACAAGAACATATACGCTTCATTTTTCGCTATTGATTGCCATACTTTTCCTTTGTTTTTTGGTGAATATAAGTCTAGGTTCCGTTAGTATATCCTTTTTGGATACCCTAAAAGCCCTTGTTGGAATGGAACTCAATAACCCCTCTTGGGAGTATATTATCTGGAGCTATAGGATTCCTAAGGCACTAACGGCGCTTTTGGCAGGTGCAGGATTGGCCTTAAGCGGGTTGCTCATGCAAACCTTATTTAGAAATCCGCTGGCGGGACCTTTTGTTCTTGGTATTAGTTCCGGGGCCAGTCTAGGAGCCGCGCTACTGATTATGGGAATTTCCTTGTTGGGAGGAGTTTTGTCCGATACCTATGTTAACGATATCACCCTTGCCATTGCCTCCAGCTTGGGAAGTTTTTTGGTCTTGTTTCTGGTCATTGGCATGGCAACACGGGTCAAGGACACCATGGCCTTGCTTATCATAGGCTTGATGTTTGGAAGCATTACGGCCGCTGTGGTAAGCGTACTTTCATACCTCACCAGTTCAGAAAAGTTACAACAGTATGTTTTTTGGACTTTTGGGAGTGTGGGCGGACTTTCATGGTCACAATTGGGCATTTTAAGTACGATGGTTTTTGTGGGCGTACTTTTATGCATACGTACGGTAAAATCCTTGAACGGTTATTTATTGGGTGAAAATTACGCGCAAAGTTTAGGAATAAACCTTAGAACATCACGCTACATAATCATTGTTGCTACCGGAATATTGGCGGGAAGTATTACCGCGTTCACGGGTCCAATCGCTTTCATCGGGTTGGCCGTACCCCATTTGACCCGTCAGATTTTCAATACAACGGACCACAAGATTTTGGTTCCAGCCGTACTTATTTATGGTAGTTGTATACTATTATTATGCGATGTTCTAGCCCAATTACCCGGTCAGGCAGCGGTTCTGCCTATTAATGCCATAACCAGTATTATAGGGGCACCGGTAGTTATTTGGCTATTAATGCGAAAAAGAAAAATGATTTTTTAA